GCAAATGTTTTCTGGCAGCGTCCCCAATCTTATTATGATGCTGCAAAATGGAGAGGTACTTGGGAGTTTGATGGCGGAGCATACATGAACCAAGCAAGTCATTATGTAGATGCCATCTATTGGCTTTTGGGCAATGTAGATAGCGTTTCTGCCTTTACAGCTACTATGGCTCGAAAGATAGAAGCTGAGGATACAGGGAGTGCCATATTAAAGTTTCGTAGCGGTATTATTGCCACTATCAACGTTACAATGCTTACTTATCCTAAGAATTTTGAAGGTTCGATTACAATTATTGGAGAAAAAGGCATTGTTAAAGTTGGCGGTGTGGCTGTTAACAAAATCGAAAAGTGGGAGTTTGAAGATTATGACGATGATGATCGTATTGCCTTAGATTCAAATTATGTACCTCCCAATGTGTATGGTTTTGGACACAACCCATATTACCGAAACGTGATAGACGTTCTTTTAAATAAAGCAGAACCATCTACAGATGGACGCGATGGCAGAAAGTCTGTTGAAATAATACAAGCCATCTATCGTAGCGCAAAAACTGGTAAGAAGGTTTCCTTACCCTTATAATCGAGATTGATTCCATATTAATGCCCGATTCTCCAGAACCGGGCTTTTTTGTATACTTCTGGTTAATTCACAGCTTTGCCATCCCTTTCATTTCCCTCTTCTTTTCCTCATTATCTCCTCATGCCATGAGGACATTATGAGGAAATAATGAACAAGCTGCGAGGGCGAGAATCAAGGAATTGCCAACTAAGACTTGCGCTAGTATTATTGAATCTGTATTCTCGAGTAAAGACCGTTGAACAATGAATGCATGGGGTAGAGCCCCATTCTGCAAGGGTAGTGGGTAGATATAGCTACGATCAGAAACCAATATCTCGTGCATAAATAATCTGCTATATATGGATTTGCAACGGTCTCTTGCCGCTATTGTTGTTATATGATTAAAGAAAAAAACGCATCCGAAGATGCGTTTATCTAAGCGAGATATGTTTCTTTATGCCAATCCTGGTATGGCACCAGAAATAAGGAAACAGGTGGCAAAAGCCACGATTGCGTAGAGTTCTGGGAATACACCAAGGATTAGTGTTTTAGAAAATACATCGTTACCAGCCCCAAGGCTTTCTATGCCATTAGCCACAATACGGGATTGGTGATAGGCAGAAACTAAGCCTACGCATCCCATAATAAGACCGGCACCAAATATTGCACTGGCTTGTAACATATTGATATCGGGAGTTATGTGTCCGTTAAGAATGAAGAAAGCACCAAATCCGTAAAGGCCCTGAGTACTGGGTAATGCGGAAAGAATCATACAACTCGGGAAAATGTCATCCCGTTTTTTCATGGCACCCACACTGGCACTGCCACCGATAACCGTTCCCCATGCGCTGCCGATACCGGCAAGAGCAACCATGAGGAAGATTCCGATCCAGGCAAGGAAAAATGCCAAATTTCCGCCCGCCATGGCAGTTACTGTGGTTTGAGCTACTGTGTTTAAGGTATCCGGGTTCATTAAACCTCCTAATTACTTTACCTTATGATTTTGAAAATGGTTTATATTCTATGCCGGGTCCTTCAAACTCGGCGTTCTTGAAAAATTCTACAAATGTAAGCCGTAGTGGATGAACAAAACCGGAGAGTCCACCTAAGGCTAAATTCAGCGAATGTCCAAGGATCATAAAAAGTATGAATATTACAGGACCAATCACCGGGATACCGGACATCTGTGCCCCAATACTATTAATTACAAACCCCAGGATTGCACTTGATACACCTAAAGCAAAAAGACGGATATAACTCAGGATATCACCAAAGAAGCCGGTAACCATATTATATAGCAGCCATAAACCGCTACCAATATTGATTAGTGGGTTTCTACCTGGTTTGTTAAACAGAAGAATTAAGGCAAGCCCTACCCACATTGGATATCTTAAGTATGGAGCCACAGCCGAGATATCTGCACCCAGTTGTGAAGCACCCAAAACTGATAGAACGGCAATAAACATAAAGCTACCAATAGAGCTAATTCCATTTACAAAGCCACCTTGCTTAATCTTCTTTACTGTAGATATACCAATTCCGAAGAGTATTTGTATAACCCCTAGCATCAATCCCAGATTGAAGATCTGATCTGTATTGCGAACCAATATTTTTTCACCTATGGAAGGAATTTCCTTCATGTCGAAGCCCAAGATAGTTCCCATTACCCATCCCATTATGATGGAAGATATGCCAAACAGCATAATAAGGGTCATAAAGCCTTTTGTAGATGGATCTTTAATTTTTGCTCGGAGAATTATCATGAGCAGAACAATTATAATGCCATAGGCAATATCAGCATTGCAAAAGCCAAAAAAGAGCATAAAGAACGGAGCAAAAAATGGCGTGAGGTCAAATTCATTGTACTTTGGCAACATATACATCTTGGTGATAGGTTCGAAGAGCCTGCTAAACCAGTTATTAGTAAGCCTAATGGGTGGATTATCTTCAACTTTGGCATCTGAAACAAAGTGAATAATTTCTTGTTCATTTACGAAGCTTTTCAGCTTTTCTTCTTTAGTAACGGGAATCCAACCGCTTATAATTCGGAGGTGATCTTCTACTTCACTGACGCCTTGCAAGCTGGCGTCTTCGTAGGCATATTCGCTGCTAAGGCGTTTGATTTCTTTTTGAAACAACTCGGTAGCAATATTGACAATAGAGCTAAAGTATTCATCTATTGCAGATACTCGTTGTTTGTTTTCTTCAAGCTCCTTCTCGAGGGCAAACAGGCTTTTATTGTGAAACGAAAATTTATCTGCTTCCAAGCTTGGTGCTTCTTCCTGTAGCAATCTAACAAAATATACCAATCCACTTCGTTCGCTTATCTTAACGATAGTAAATTCTTCTTCCCACAGAGGGTTGAAATGGTTTTTTAGGCAATGATAGAATTCAATAATTACGCCATTGTCTCTAAGCCGCTTGAGTAATTCATACTCAAAATGACCCCAAGGTTGAAGATCTTTAATCTGTTTGCGCAAGGCATCTTGATGGCGAAGGAGATTATCCTTTTCGTCGCGTGCGTTATTGATTTGGTTAAGAAGGGCTTTTGTGGGAAGGTTTGTAGAGTTAGTGGCATCGGAAGAATCAATTTTGGCTAAAAACTTCAGAGCTTCGCTATATGTATTTAAGAGCTCTCGATTCTGTTCCAGAGTCTTATTTTTCTCGTCTGTGGATCGGATAATGTGCACCATGCCCAGTTCTTGCAGTTTTGCCAAAAAACTCAGATACTCCAAATGATAGAGTACGAAGGTATATCTCTTCATTTTTTCAATCATGTAAGTTCCTCCAGACGATCCTTAAGAATTTTCTGGGCGGCCTTGCTAAGATTTTCTTCATCTTCCAAAAAGCGCTTAATCTTTAAGATAGCTTCTTCAAAAGCAGGGATCTGTACTTTTTCGTATAGATTTACTTTCTGAGTTGTTTTTTTACGTACTTGCTCCAAAATATGCATTTTTCGAATAAAGAATTCACGCTCTATTTGAAGACGTGAGAGTTCTTTAAGCAGCACAATGCCATCAAGATACCAGCTTGGAGCAGTAAAAAGGTTGAAATCCCTGATTTCATAGCTGATATCTTCCAATTGAGGGGTTTTTACCCCGGCAATCTTGCGAGTTTTTATCTGCACATCTTTTACAGAAATAAGTTCTGGATTAAATTCACCCCAAAGCCTCATAAATGCATCAAGTTCATGGGTGCGTTCTTTGATCTTAGCATCTAATTCTGATGCTTTGTCTCGAGCTTTTTGCACTTCCACTCGCAGGGCAGACTCCTTGTTCTTTAAGGTTGGCAGTGCTTTTTGCCGTACCCCCAATTGCTTGATTAGCTGCAACTGCGAGATTTTGTTGTACTGAAATTTTAGATTCATGCCTTCTTCCAGTGGATTTTCATGAATTCGTCTTTAATACCAATCTCTTGCTTATTAAAATACTGCTGGAAAAGCTTCCACGCTATATCGAGCATTGTATCTGTATCGATATTTACATCTATAGCCAAGATTTCATTGGAGTATTGTTTGGCAAATTCTAACACCCGCTCATCGTAATCCGAAAGATCAAAGCCATTTTCAAGCTTGGTTTTGGCATTCGCTGCATCAGCATAAAGTCGAACAGCTGTATTCATTACTTGCGGATGATCTTCCCTCGTTTTTTTGCCAATAACAAGTTGTTTGAGTCGGGAAAGTGAACGGAAGGGATCCACAATAGTCTTGGAGATATCGGTATCGCGCTTCAAGAAAAGCTGACCTTCAGTGATATATCCCGTATTATCAGGTATGGCATGGGTGATGTCACCACCGGATAGCGTGGTAACGGCTATGATTGTGATTGAACCACCATCTGGGAATTGCACTGCTTTCTCATAAAGTTTTGCCAAATCACTATATAGCGAACCGGGCATGGAGTCTTTTGAAGGAATCTGATCCATACGGTTGGATACAATACTAAGGGCATCGCAATATAGGGTCATATCGGTTAGTAGCACCAGCACTTTCTCATTGTGTTCGGTAGCAAAATATTCTGCTGTGGTTAGAGCCATATTAGGCACCAAAAGACGCTCTACAGTGGGATTTTCTGTGGTATTAACAAAGGATATAATGCGATCTATTACTCCAGCATTTTCGAATGTATTTTTATAAAAGAGATAATCGTCGTTGGAAAGCCCCATGCCGCCTAAGATAATCTTATCACTTTGAGCGCGCAGGGCAACCATTGCCATCACTTCATTATAAGGCTGATCTGGATCTGCAAAGAAGGGGATCTTCTGTCCAGTTACCAGGGTATTATTTAGGTCGATGCCAGCAATACCTGTGGCGATAAGCTCAGAAGGCTGCTTTCGGCGGACGGGATTCACAGACGGACCACCGATTTGAACTTCCTCTCCTTCTACATCCGGACCACCATCTATTGGCTCGCCATAGGCGTTAAAAAATCTGCCAGCTAGTTCTGTTCCGACTTTCAAAGAAGGAGCTTTGCCAAAGAATACTACTTCCGCATCTGTGCCAATCCCTTCAGTCCCAGCATAAATCTGTAGCGTAACTTTATCTTCTACGATCTTAACAACTTGGGCGAGTCTACCACCTACAGTAGCTAATTCTTCGTTACCAACTCCAGTGGCATTTACGGAGCAGGTAGCTTTTGTGATCTGATTCAGCTTAGTATATATCTTCTGAAATGCCTGTGTTGCCATTATTTAGCGCTCCTTTCATCAACTAGCTTGTGTAGTTCGGATTCATATTTCTTGAAATCATCAGATTCAAACTCCACATAATTCATCTGTTTAAGAATATTGATTAGCTTTACGAAATAGGGCATCACTTCTTCGTAAGAATCGAAGATAAGCTCGGTATCGCAGATTTCCAATACGAGTTCAAGCATGTATTTCTGGCGTGGCATGGGAGTGGATGAATCAATTTCGTCAAAACCATCCTGTTGTAGGATTACACGGTCCACCAATTCACTCTTCCAATATTTATCGTGGTAAGAAAGCGGCACTCCATCATCACCTAGAATATTGATTTGCTCTTGCGCTTCACGTCCGCGGCGCAGTATGTCTTTGGCGTGAAGTACGTCTTCTACCCAAGTTGGATGCACGTTGTTATTTAAGTACTCAATCACTTCAGGATATTCTAGGTATTTACTATAGGAGTCAATCGGATCCACAGCGGGATAGCGTTTACTGTCTGCTCGAGCCTGAGAGAGGGCATAAAAGCAGCGAGCCGCTTTCTTAGTGGATTCTGTAACCGGTTCTTTTAGGTTTCCTCCAGCAGGAGAAACGGTTCCAATAAAAGTAATGGAGCCAGTGTCTCCATTCCGCAAGTGCACAAAACCTGCTCGGGCATAAAAGCTGGAGACAATGGCGGGGAGGTCCATGGGGAAGGCGTCCGGACCTGGCAGCTCTTCCATGCGGTTGCTCATCTCGCGTAAGGCTTGAGCCCAGCGGGACGTGGAATCTGCCAAAAGTAAGACTTTGAGTCCCATATTACGATAGTACTCAGCTATAGTCATTGCAGTATATACAGAGGCTTCACGAGCTGCAACCGGCATATTAGACGTATTGCAGATTATTATCGTGCGCTCCATAAGTTTGCGTCCGGTACGAGGGTCATCAAGTTCGGGAAATTCCACAAACATTTCCACCACTTCGTTGGCGCGTTCACCGCAGGCTGCAAAAATGATCATATCTGCATCTGCATTTTTTGAGATAGAGTGTTGTAATACTGTTTTCCCTGCACCAAAAGGACCAGGGATAAAGCCAGTACCACCTTCAACCATTGGGTTGAGAGTATCCAATGTCCGTACACCTGTTTCCATCAGCTTGAAGGGGCGCGGTTTCTTGGAGTAACACTTAATTGGGATCTTGACCGGCCAGCGCTGGATCATATTGATATCTATGTCTTTGCCATCTTTATCTACAATGGTGGCAATAGTCTCGGTTAGTTTATATGTTCCTTTTGCAGCTACCATTTTTACTTTATATTCTTCCACTAACCCGAAAGGAACCATTATTTTATGAGAAATCCATGTTTCAGGAACGCTTCCCAGCCAGTCTCCACCAGAAACCAGATCACCTTCTTTAGCGATTGGAGTGAACTCCCAAGTGCTATCCTCATCCAAGGGATCGGTATATTCTCCCCGAGTAAGGAATATGCCTTTCATTTTGTTAAGGTCGTTTTGCAAGCCATCGTAGTTTTTGGAGAGCATTCCGGGGCCCAGTTTTACCTCCAGCATATGTTCGGTGAATTCTACTTCGCTACCAGGCTTGAGTCCGCGAGTGCTTTCAAATACCTGAGTGTAAGCGGTGTCGCCAAGCACTTTAATTACTTCTGCCATTAGCTTTACTCCGCCCAAGTTTATGTAACAGATCTCGTTTTGGGAAACGGGACCGGACACATCTACCTGTACGAGGTTTTCGATAATCGCTTTCACTATACCATTGGTCATCGTCTTACCTTCTATTTTTGCTTTATTTTAAATTAAAATCTTCAGGGAATTCAAAGCTGTTTTCCAGCTTATTCAATGTATCGTGAAATACTTCCTTGCCCAGTTCAGCGTCAGCTGTTAACCATCTATGGATTATACGCAATTTGCTATAATAGCCTAATAGCCGGTTGATATTAAAGTAATCGAAAAAGTTCTGATCGTCTATCCATTTATTGCGCAAAATGTCGTATCCCCGCTCCCGATATAGGATATCGTTTTGTTCCCATATTCTAAAGACAGAATCGAACAGAGGGTGTTCTTTACCAAGTCCAAAATCTGCAGCATGGCTTTGGGAGAGATTTTTTACCATATAATCGTCTCCGATCAGATATTTTGCATATTCCAGCTTATGATTACGTCCGTTGATTGCTACCAGGATATTCCTAATGTTGCGCTCAAGCTCAAACCACTCTTTTATAAAGCGGTTTTGGTGTTTAGCGCAATAAGCAAAGAATTTTTGTAGTATTTTGTGCTCGGCATCAAGAAAGGGAGGAAGGTCTTCAAGATTTATCAATTCGCAGACAAATGCTAAAACAAAAGCGGGTAGAATAGAATAGTGATCGGGAAATTGAACATTGGGATTGCTCAAACGCTGTTTTGCTAAAGCGATGAATTCTTGCCAATAGCCAGCATCAAAAAGCGAATCATCTTCAGATTCAATTTCGATGCCGTATAAAACTTTCAGTAAATTAGCTAGTTCATCTAATAAATGCAGAAGTAATAAGAGCCGATAGTCAGTTTCTTTAAGCTGTGTTTTTGCTTCTGTGCGAAACTGTTCAGGATTATATACCAGCTTATTGTCATCCATCGAAATAGCGGGCAAGCTAGCGATGAAATAGTAATACTGCTTTGCCATAAGTTAACTATCGAAAAGTATCTTAGCAGAACGTGGACGTAGATAATGCTTAAAAAGTTCAGCAAAATCTTGATCTGTAAAGCTAAGCTTATAGCTTCCATCGACAGGAGAAATAGTAAACCCTGCCTTTATCTGGGGAGTAAAGTCAAATTCCAGTTTGTTTTTGAAACTCTTCTGAACAGAAGATAGAAAGGCTGCATCGAGTTTCCCTTTAACGGTCTCAGAAATGCTAATGCTGGCATCTTGATTCCAGTTAGAGAGAGTTTCCATAATGAGTTTTTTTATAAACTCAGGGTCGTCAAAAGCAGTCTTAGCACTATCATCTATACTTACAGAAAGAACCAAATCAGTGATTTTTTGTTTTAATGAGCTAATGCTATGGTTTCCCGCCATTTTGAGATCGCCCTCAGCATTCTTCTGCATTTCTTCGGCCTTTTTCTGTGCTTCCGATATAGTGTTTTCTGCTTTGCTTTTTGCTTCGGAAACAATCTTATCAGCTTCAGTCTTGGCTTTATCTAATATTCTCTCAGCTTCGGCATTAGCTTTGGCAACGCCTTCCTCATATACTTTGCTCAAAAGGTCTTGCAACTGGTCATTCATAACTATTCGTCTCCAGTAATTTCACTTTTGTGTCATTTTAAGATGTAGCCTTTTTTTTGTCAATGAGATTCGCTACCAATTAGGCAATGAACTGGTCATTATAGCTTGCTACACCATCAATTAGTTATGGTGTTTGCTTAAGTTTATTGCTTCAAATGTTCGTGCAAGAAACTGTGATACTCCTTATTCTGGAAAACAAGTTCATCATGCGTGCCTTTGTGAGCGTATCCCATAGAATCAATATACAATACAGTATCCACATAGCGCAGGGTAGATAATCTGTGTGAAATAACTATTGCTCCTGTATTGGGATAGTCTGTATTAATTGCTTGCCAAAGTTTTTCTTCGTTTTCGGCGTCCAAAGATGCTGTGATATCGTCCAAAATCAAGAGCTTTGGACGCTTGATAAGAGCTCGTGCAATGGTGATACGTTGTTTTTGCCCACCGGACACACTCAATCCCCGTTGACCCACGTGACTATCATCACCCAGTGGGAATTGGGCGACTTCATCATCTAGCTGAGCAGCCTTAAGGGCAGTCTGATACTCTATTTCGGTAGCGTTTACATTGCCCATCAGAATGTTTTCCTTGATACTGCCGCTAAACAGAGAGGGCTCTTGTGGCACATACGCCACCACGTTTCTAAGTGAACGGAGGTTAACTTTTTC
This Candidatus Cloacimonadota bacterium DNA region includes the following protein-coding sequences:
- a CDS encoding Gfo/Idh/MocA family oxidoreductase, with translation MQKVKLGIIGCGRISKNHLEAVSQIPEAEFVAVCDCIPERAKQVAEEYGVSKIYYDHHEMLKQEKLDLVSICTPSGIHPDLGIDVANAKVNVLTEKPMAINIESADKLIKTCDENHVKLFVVKQNRLNSTMQLLKRAVEKNRFGRIYMAQANVFWQRPQSYYDAAKWRGTWEFDGGAYMNQASHYVDAIYWLLGNVDSVSAFTATMARKIEAEDTGSAILKFRSGIIATINVTMLTYPKNFEGSITIIGEKGIVKVGGVAVNKIEKWEFEDYDDDDRIALDSNYVPPNVYGFGHNPYYRNVIDVLLNKAEPSTDGRDGRKSVEIIQAIYRSAKTGKKVSLPL
- a CDS encoding V-type ATP synthase subunit K, whose translation is MAGGNLAFFLAWIGIFLMVALAGIGSAWGTVIGGSASVGAMKKRDDIFPSCMILSALPSTQGLYGFGAFFILNGHITPDINMLQASAIFGAGLIMGCVGLVSAYHQSRIVANGIESLGAGNDVFSKTLILGVFPELYAIVAFATCFLISGAIPGLA
- a CDS encoding V-type ATP synthase subunit D, with product MNLKFQYNKISQLQLIKQLGVRQKALPTLKNKESALRVEVQKARDKASELDAKIKERTHELDAFMRLWGEFNPELISVKDVQIKTRKIAGVKTPQLEDISYEIRDFNLFTAPSWYLDGIVLLKELSRLQIEREFFIRKMHILEQVRKKTTQKVNLYEKVQIPAFEEAILKIKRFLEDEENLSKAAQKILKDRLEELT
- a CDS encoding V-type ATP synthase subunit B, coding for MATQAFQKIYTKLNQITKATCSVNATGVGNEELATVGGRLAQVVKIVEDKVTLQIYAGTEGIGTDAEVVFFGKAPSLKVGTELAGRFFNAYGEPIDGGPDVEGEEVQIGGPSVNPVRRKQPSELIATGIAGIDLNNTLVTGQKIPFFADPDQPYNEVMAMVALRAQSDKIILGGMGLSNDDYLFYKNTFENAGVIDRIISFVNTTENPTVERLLVPNMALTTAEYFATEHNEKVLVLLTDMTLYCDALSIVSNRMDQIPSKDSMPGSLYSDLAKLYEKAVQFPDGGSITIIAVTTLSGGDITHAIPDNTGYITEGQLFLKRDTDISKTIVDPFRSLSRLKQLVIGKKTREDHPQVMNTAVRLYADAANAKTKLENGFDLSDYDERVLEFAKQYSNEILAIDVNIDTDTMLDIAWKLFQQYFNKQEIGIKDEFMKIHWKKA
- a CDS encoding V-type ATP synthase subunit A, which gives rise to MTNGIVKAIIENLVQVDVSGPVSQNEICYINLGGVKLMAEVIKVLGDTAYTQVFESTRGLKPGSEVEFTEHMLEVKLGPGMLSKNYDGLQNDLNKMKGIFLTRGEYTDPLDEDSTWEFTPIAKEGDLVSGGDWLGSVPETWISHKIMVPFGLVEEYKVKMVAAKGTYKLTETIATIVDKDGKDIDINMIQRWPVKIPIKCYSKKPRPFKLMETGVRTLDTLNPMVEGGTGFIPGPFGAGKTVLQHSISKNADADMIIFAACGERANEVVEMFVEFPELDDPRTGRKLMERTIIICNTSNMPVAAREASVYTAMTIAEYYRNMGLKVLLLADSTSRWAQALREMSNRMEELPGPDAFPMDLPAIVSSFYARAGFVHLRNGDTGSITFIGTVSPAGGNLKEPVTESTKKAARCFYALSQARADSKRYPAVDPIDSYSKYLEYPEVIEYLNNNVHPTWVEDVLHAKDILRRGREAQEQINILGDDGVPLSYHDKYWKSELVDRVILQQDGFDEIDSSTPMPRQKYMLELVLEICDTELIFDSYEEVMPYFVKLINILKQMNYVEFESDDFKKYESELHKLVDERSAK
- a CDS encoding DUF2764 domain-containing protein, whose protein sequence is MAKQYYYFIASLPAISMDDNKLVYNPEQFRTEAKTQLKETDYRLLLLLHLLDELANLLKVLYGIEIESEDDSLFDAGYWQEFIALAKQRLSNPNVQFPDHYSILPAFVLAFVCELINLEDLPPFLDAEHKILQKFFAYCAKHQNRFIKEWFELERNIRNILVAINGRNHKLEYAKYLIGDDYMVKNLSQSHAADFGLGKEHPLFDSVFRIWEQNDILYRERGYDILRNKWIDDQNFFDYFNINRLLGYYSKLRIIHRWLTADAELGKEVFHDTLNKLENSFEFPEDFNLK
- a CDS encoding V-type ATP synthase subunit E, producing the protein MNDQLQDLLSKVYEEGVAKANAEAERILDKAKTEADKIVSEAKSKAENTISEAQKKAEEMQKNAEGDLKMAGNHSISSLKQKITDLVLSVSIDDSAKTAFDDPEFIKKLIMETLSNWNQDASISISETVKGKLDAAFLSSVQKSFKNKLEFDFTPQIKAGFTISPVDGSYKLSFTDQDFAELFKHYLRPRSAKILFDS